Sequence from the Parvicella tangerina genome:
AGGAGGCGTCACTTTTTCTGCAGAAGATGTGCACATGAGTTACTCGGTGTCGCACATGTTAAAGTTTCACCAAAATGGAGCCGTTAGCGAAATGGTGGAATCAACTAATCCTGGTGCTAGTAGGTATTCCTATAAAGCCACTATGACTTTTAATACAATCAACGAGCCGCTTAAAATGACCAAGAGTAAAACGCCTTCTTCACTGGAAGATCTCGTTGAAGATAATGCGCCTTGGTTCTGGGATAAGAAGTCTGGTGTTTGGAAAAAACAAGAAACAATTGAGTGTCAACCGGTAAAGCCTAATGAGCATTACCCTAACAAAAAGTAGTTGTTTTTTCTGTTCAAAACAATTCATAGATTTGAACAACTCCATCCATGCGATAATTGAGAACCACTTATCTTTGTGTATCAATTTATAATTCAATGAACGCAATAAAAGATATCGCATTTAACTTCCCAGGGCAAACCAATCATTACAAAGGTAAAGTAAGAGATGTGTACAGTATCGATGAAGATTTGTTAGTGATGGTGGCAAGTGACCGTATTTCGGCCTTCGATGTGGTGTTGCCTAAGGGAATTCCCTATAAAGGTCAGGTTTTAAATCAGTTAGCAGCAAAGTTTTTGAAGGCTACTGAAGATATTTGTCCGAATTGGTTGATCGACTCTCCAGACCCAAATGTGAGTGTAGGTAAAAGATGCGAGCCGTATCGTATCGAGATGGTGATTAGGGGGTATTTGGCTGGTCATGCCTGGAGAACCTATAAAAGTGGAGAAAGAGTGTTGTGTGGAGTAACCATGCCAGAAGGGATGAGAGAAAACCAAAAGTTTCCTGAGCCGATTATTACTCCTGCTACCAAAGCGGATGAAGGACACGATGAGGATATTTCGAGAGAAGAGATCATTGCTCAAGGAATTGTATCGGAAGCAGATTATATCAAATTAGAAGAATATACACGCAAAATCTTTCAAAGAGGAACGGAGATCGCTGCAAAGCAAGGACTGATCCTAGTGGATACAAAGTATGAGTTCGGAAAAATAGGAGATGAGATCTTTTTAATGGATGAGATTCATACGCCTGACTCTTCGAGATACTTCTATGCGGATACGTATGATGAATTGTTGGAAGCAGATCAACCTCAAAGACAATTGTCTAAAGAGTTTGTTAGAGAGTGGTTGATGGCTGGAGGTTTCCAAGGGAAAGAAGGTCAAACGGTACCAGAGATGACAGATGAATTTGTACAATCGGTGACGGATCGTTATATTGAACTCTACGAAAAGGTTACTGGAGAGAAATTTATTAAAGCGGATGTTTCAGATCCTGTGAATCGAATTCAAAAGAATGTGGAGGCTTGTCTAGCTGGTCTTAAAGTATAAACTATGGGGAAGAACAAGAATAAAAAGAATATAGTCTATTCTACCAATCCAGACTTTAACTATGAGTACGATGAAGATGAGGTAGAAGAAACGCTACCACCAGAAGAGCAGTTGCTTTATGTTTCTATCGATAGAAAGCAACGAGGGGGAAAGACCGTTGTCTTAATCGAAGGTTTTGTAGGTGAGGAAGATGACCTAAAGGATCTAGGAAAACTCCTGAAGTCGAAATGTGGAGTTGGTGGTTCTGCAAAGAATGGAGAGATTACTATTCAGGGGGATAAGCGAGATAAAGTAATTGAGATTTTAGAAAAAGAAGGTTATCAGACAAAGCGGAAAGGAGGGTAGTTGAAAATCTGAAATTAGAAATTAGAAAGCTGATTTGTTAGGTTTAATCAAAAGTCAAGCGTCTAATATCCAGTGTCCAACGTAGAAAGTCCAACTTCATTAATTAAAAGATTATTAAGTTTTTTCAACAATGACAACCTATACCCATTACAATTATTAAATTTGAGACAATTAATTAATCAGAAACATTAAGTAACATAATAAAATGAGTGTACTAGTAAATAAAGATTCAAAAGTAATCGTACAAGGATTTACAGGAAGCGAAGGAACATTCCACGCAGGACAGATGATTGAGTATGGAACTAACGTTGTGGGTGGAGTGACGCCAGGAAAAGGTGGTCAAACTCACTTAGACAAGCCAGTTTTTAATACGGTTGAAGAAGCTGTTCAGAAAGCGGGGGCTGATGTTTCGATTATCTTCGTTCCACCAGCATTTGCTGCTGATGCAATCATGGAAGCTGCTCAAGCAGGAATTAAAGTGATCGTTTGTATTACGGAAGGGATTCCAGTAGCTGATATGGTGAATGTAAAGGAATACTTGTCAGATAAAGATTGTACACTTATCGGACCGAACTGTCCAGGGGTGATGACTGCTGGAGAAGCTAAGGTTGGTATTATGCCAGGGTTTATCTTCAACAAAGGTTCTATCGGAATCGTCTCTAAGTCAGGAACTTTGACTTATGAGGCAGTAGATCAAATTAGTAAGGCAGGATTAGGTCAGACAACTGCAATCGGAATCGGAGGAGATCCAATTATTGGTACAACTACGAAAGAGGCTGTTCAATTGTTGATGGCAGATCCAGAGACGGAAGGAATCATTATGATCGGTGAGATCGGAGGGAACCTTGAGGCAGAGGCTGGAAAGTGGATCAAAGAGCATGGAACTAAACCAGTTGTAGCTTTCATCGCTGGAGAGACAGCTCCTGCAGGTAGAACAATGGGGCACGCTGGTGCAATCGTTGGTGGGGAAGAAGATACAGCTGCTGCAAAGAAAAGAATATTGAGAGAGTGTGGAGTTCACGTGGTAGATTCTCCAGCTGAGATTGGAAAGAAAATGGTTGAAGTATTAGGTGTTACTGCTTAATTAGATACAACCTTTAAATAATTGAAAATCCTGATGCTCATTTTGAGTGTCAGGATTTTTTATTTTAGTGCTATGCGTAAAGCTATTTCATACATGCTATTTACATCTCTTATGGTAACATTTGTAGGGTGTTATCAAGAACAAGGTGAGGTGGAGGAGAGTACACGCTGCCCATCAATTTCACGATCGACTAGCCACTACAGAGTAAACCATCGGTAACTTTCCTTCCATGCCTTTAATCTGATATTTTTTTTCTGAGATTTTTGTGGTATTCGCGAAGCAATCATAAGGAGAGTAATCATATTCGTTGAAATCTTCAATTTGCAAACCTTGACTTTTTAATGCTTGCATGACCTCGCCTAAAGAATGGTTCCATGAAACAGTTTTCGGTTGACTTATTACCTCTCCATCAGTATAGGTTTCTATCGAAGATGTTATGATGTCTTCTCTGTTAAAATAGGAATAAGAAATTTCATTAAAATTGTCGTCAAACATCCAAAGTACAGGGTGGAATTCAACAAATATTAACTTACCTCCAGCTTTGAGTAGGTTTTTAATTGTTTCAGCCCATTTGTTGATGTTTGGTAACCAGCCTATTGTGCCGTATGTTGTAAATACGATATCAAAATCATTAGGTAAGAATTCATTTGCACGATAGACATCTGCACACACAAAACGGGCGTCTAGCCCTAGGTCTGAATTAAGTTGCTTCGCTGTATTTATAGCCTTGTCAGAGAAGTCCAGCCCAGTTACCTTAGCTCCCATGCGAGTTAAAGAAAGTGAGTCCAACCCAAAATGACATTGAAGATGAGCAATTTTCTTTGCTGTCACATCTCCTAGTAAACCTAGTTCAATTTCGTTAAGTGAAGTTTCGCCAATTCTGAAACTGTTAATATCGTAAAAATCAGAGTTGTAGTGAGTGTCAACTCTGCTATTCCAGTTTGATTTATTTATGTTCAAATAATCTTCGTTTGGCTTCATATCAGAACTTAAATCCAACCGTTGCCATGATGTTACTGCTTATTTTAGTAAGTTGAGCAGCACTTGTAATGAGTGGGTCATACTTGTAGTAATCACTTGTTCGTTGAGTCCAGGTGTAAGCAAAGTCTACATAAAAATCTTTAGACCTGTACCCAAATCCTCCACCGTAAGTCATCATTGGATCTGTGGTAGTGACGACACTCGGGTTATAACCGTTCTGGTAATAAGCAGCTCCGGCTCTGATCATCCATAGATTAGTAATTCGGTATTCTCCTCCTAATCTTATGTTTAGTGCTTGCTCAAAATTGTTCTGAACAGCAGTATTTTCTGAATCAAAAGCGTAGCTGTCGCCAGATCCTGGATGTGCTTTCAAATATCCAGATGAATAGTTTACTAATTCCACATCAGCACTGATAAGTCCTTTCTTTCTAACTACAAAAGCCAGGCTACCCATTAAGCGACTAGGAGTCCTCATACGATAGGTGAAGCGACCATCAGGAGAATTAGCCTGATAGGATTGTTCTGTTCTAATAGATGTGACATCATTAAAGTAGGTGTTGATTTGGGATGACCATCGGTCTCTCATGCTATAGTAAACGGTTGGCGTATGATAAGCAATACCAATTCGTAACCATTGGGTAGGCAAGAAGATAGCACCTAACTTTAAATTAACCCCTTTCCCTCTTGTTTCAAGATTTTCAGAATATGTGAACGAGTGAATTGAAGTAGTATCGATCAAAGAAGTTTCCGTGTGCACTTTTTCCTGATCAAAAGAGAACCGCTGGAAATTAACTGAACCTCCGATGTATAGTTTGTCGTTATAATTACCTGAAATACCGAAGGACCATTCTCCAAGACTTCCTTTGTTGATGTACTCGTGGTCTTGCTGAATGCTGTCAACATACATTTGTGTAGTGTAAACTTCTTTACCTCCTGTTCCGTTTAAGGGATCTATTAGCCATGCTTCATAGGCAGGAGCCGCCATAAATGGGGAGACCTGATAATTCCAAAGTTCGTCTTCTGTAGCGCCATAACCTTGATCAGCTAAAACCATGGAGAATGAGGTCGTATCTACAGAGCTGATACTGGTGTGCTCGTGGAAATTTGCCAATTTGTTATATCCAAACCCGAACTGAACAGCTCTCCATAAGCTTGGACTTTCTGGGTGTGCTTTGCTTACAAATACAACTCCAAGGTTATTGATGTTAAAGTTTTCTTTAGCGGCCGTGGTGGTAAACCCATTGTGAGTAGCCGTTGTTTTCGATAGGTTCAGCGTAGGGGTGAAGGAGAAATCGGATTCTCGAAACCTTCCCATTCCAGCAGGGTTGGTAGAAAGAACTGAAAAGTCTGCCCCAACTGAACCAAACGCACCAGCTACTGAATTATAGCGAGCTGTGCCGCCAAAATGCGTGTGACTATATCGGTAAACATCCTGTTCTGATTGCGCAAACGCAATTGCAGGACATAACAATAGTAGGCTATAAATTAAATTTTTCATAAGCTCAAGATAAATGGTGAAACAAATTAACGAGGCAATTAACCTCCTCTTCCTGATGATTTTGCAGATGGGGTTTTGCTTCCGCCACCAGAGCTTCCTCCTTTGAAGCTACCACCACTTGAACTTGATCCTTTGAACCCACCAGAGCTACCTCTGCTACCAGAATACGATCCGCTTGAGCCAGATGATGACCCACTTCCTTTGTGCGTTCCGCTACTGTTGTAAGAACCTCCGCGAGAACCAGAATTGTATGATCCTGAACCAGAACCTGAACCGCTGGAAGAAGGCTTATAATAGTTTCCTCCAGAGTTGTAGTGAGTATCTTTTTTTCCACTACTGCTTCCGCTACTATTGTAGTGATGACTTCCTCCTGAACCTTTATCGTACGTAGGTTTTGCTGGAGTGTACTTCACAGGTTTTGACGTAGACCATGAAGAATTTGTCTTATTTGGCTTGTTGTAGGTATTAGACGAACCGTTAGGCTTTTTATTCACTACATCTTTATAGTAGCCTTTTTCTGGTTGGTACGTAGTAGGAATTTTGTAAGAACTACCACTAGAAGCCGAATGCCCCACAGGCTTGGTGTCGGTCATACTAGACATCGAAGTATAATAATTTTGAGGAGCCTTAACTGATGTCCCGTCATTACCTACATTTACTCCAGGTTTGACAGGCTTTCCAGGTTCGTCATTGTTGTCGTTGTTATTGTTAACTACTGCACTCCCTATTTTCCCTTTTACATTTGACCTTGTGATGTTGTAATGTTCAATTGAAGTCCCTTCATTATTTGAACTGTTTGTGGTTCCCGAAGACATTCCGCTGCCGTGGTGACCACTGTAGGTATTATTATTAGAAGAATAGTCGCCATTAACGTTACTTCCGTAGTTGTACCAGTTATTATACCCACTTCCATAACCATATCCATAATTGGTGAAATAAGGATTATAACCGTAGCCGTATGGATTGTTGTTGTAATAATTGTTGTATCCATAACCGTAACCTCCATAAGGATTGTAGTAGTTGTTGTAAGCACTAAACCCATAAGAAGAGCCACATCCATAGGAATTATTGTACCATGAATTATAGCCATAGTTATTATTGTAACTGTAGGGGTAGTAATAGTTATTGTTCCAGTTGTTGCAATTGCAATTACAGTTGTTGTATCCTGGGGCATTGTAACCGTAGCCACCATAGTAGTAATTGTTTTGCGTACTGTAATTCCCAGACTGAGATGGCGTGTAATAAGCAGAAGGCTGCTTGTTGTTCTGAGCATAGTTCTCATCGTAGTAATCCTCATTCTCAAAATAGTCGTCAGAAGTTTCTGTTCCTGCTACTACTCTGGGTTTAAGGTCACCATACACATCATCATCGTAAGCGAGGTCTTTCGATGACGTACAAGAGGAAGCGCCTATAAGTGCAATTCCAAATGATATGAAGATTAATTTTTTCATGGTGTTAGTTTATTATGCTCAATACGATAGTAAATATACGAAGAATTAATAGATTTGCCCATCATATTGAGGATTTAGTTTTAAATTCGTTTCAAATATTAACAATAAATTAACAAAAACTATACCAAAAAATGGCAAAGGGTTTACCAAAGAGAAGTGAGGATTTTTCAGGATGGTACAATGAACTCGTAGGAATGGCTGATTTGGCTGAGAACTCTGGAGTTCGAGGTTGTATGGTAATCAAGCCTTATGGGTTTGCGATCTGGGAAAAAATGCAAGATCAATTGGATCGAATGTTTAAGGAAACAGGGCATCAAAATGCTTACTTTCCCTTGTTTGTCCCGAAAAGCTTATTCGAAGCAGAAGAGAAGAATGCGGAGGGATTTGCTAAAGAATGTGCAGTTGTCACGCATTACAGACTCAAAACTGATCCTGAAGATGCGTCCAAATTGATTGTTGATCCAAATGCGAAATTGGAAGAAGAATTGATTGTTCGTCCAACAAGTGAAGCGATCATCTGGAATACGTATAAAGGATGGATTCAATCCTACCGAGATTTGCCCATCTTGATCAACCAATGGGCTAATGTAGTTCGATGGGAAATGAGAACACGTCTATTTTTAAGGACTGCTGAGTTCTTGTGGCAGGAAGGTCATACAGCTCATGCCACGAAGCAGGAAGCATTGGATGAAACAGCTCAAATGCTTGATGTTTATGCAGCGTTTGCAGAGAATTTTATGGCGATGCCCGTTGTAAAAGGATACAAAACAGAGAATGAGCGATTTGCAGGAGCCGATGATACTTATTGTATCGAAGCATTGATGCAGGACGGAAAAGCATTACAGGCAGGTACAAGTCATTTTCTTGGGCAGAATTTTGCTAAAGCTTTTGACGTGAAATTTGCGGATAAAGATGGTAAGCAAGATTATGTATGGGCAACATCATGGGGGGTGAGTACTCGTTTGATGGGGGCGCTGATCATGAGTCATTCAGATGACTATGGATTGGTGTTGCCTCCAAAGTTAGCGCCAATACAAGTGGCAATTGTTCCAATTTACAAGGGAGAAGATCAGTTAGCTCAGGTGTCAGAAGTGGCCAATGAAATCAAGGATGCGCTGATAGCAAAAGGATTGTCTGTAAAGTATGATGATGATGATAAGCGTAAACCAGGATGGAAGTTTGCTGAGTATGAAGTGAAAGGGGTTCCGGTTAGAATTGCAATCGGTGCACGAGATCTGGAAAATGGAACTGTGGAGGTCGCTAGGAGAGATACGATGAGTAAGGAAACGATGCCGAGAGAAGAGGTGGTTGATCATGTTGCCGGTCTGATGGATGAGATTCAGTGTTCGCTCCTGGTCAGAAATCAACAGTTTGTAAAAGAGAATACACATGAAGTGGAAACGTGGGAAGAGTTTGTTGATGTGATCGAAAATAAAGGGGGGTTTGTATCTGCTCATTGGGATGGAACAGGAGAGACAGAACAACAGATAAAAGAAGCAACAAAGGCGACCATCAGATGTATTCCTTTTGATGCACAAGAAGTTGAAGGAAAATGTATCTTTACAGGAAATCCTTCAAAAAGAAAAGTGCTTTTTGCAAAGGCTTATTAAATAATAAGAAATTATGGAGACTAACGATAGCCAGGAACTGATCTTTAAAGTAATTCAGGAGAAATGCATTTTAAAACAAGATGTGTTTCACAATATTCAGTTGAACTTTAAAATCTTGAAGAATGTACTCAAGGAGGTGGGTGATGATCTCAAAGATAAGATGGATGGGATTGATGAACGAGTAGTTATAGAGTATCGTGATATTGATGACTATGAGGCACACCTAAGAATCGGAGGAGATATCTTGATCTTTCACATGCATACCAATGTGTTCAAATTTGATGATAACCATTCGCTATGGCGAACTTCCTACTTTAAAGAGAATGTGAACAGAGGCTATTGTGGTGTTATTAATGTTTACAACTTCTTGACGGATTCATACACGTATAATAGAGTAAATGATCTGGGGTACTTAATAGCTCGTTTATTTATCAATAATGAGAATCACTACATGGTGCAAGGTAAGCGCCAATTGGGGTTCCTGTACAACGATATCATCAACTCAGTTATCGACAAAGAACAGATGAAGGCTGTTATTCAGTCTGCTGTGCTATATGCGCTTGATTTTGATCTTTATGTACCTCCTTATGATGAGATCAAAGAAGTCTCTGTTTTTGAAATGCAACGTTTGAGTGAAGGACTAAGAATGAAAACAGGAAAGAGACTTGGCTTCAGGTTTCAGGCAGATACGGATGAGGTTTAAAAAGATGAAAAAAAAACAATTTTTGTTTGGAGGTAATGATTTTAGTATTACATTTGCAGCCCAAATCAATTGAATGATTATTCAGTTGGCCCGTTCGTCTAGGGGTTAGGACGCCAGGTTTTCATCCTGGAAACAGGGGTTCGATTCCCCTACGGGCTACTAAAAAAAGATTAAAAGCAAGATGGCAAACATTAAGTCAGCAATTAAAAGAACTAGATCTAACGAAGCGAAAAGAGTTAGAAATAAGTATCAACACAAAACAACCAGAAATGCTGTCAGAAAATTGAGAGCAACTACTGATAAAAAAGAGGCTACTGCATTGTATCCTGAGGTTGTGGCTATGTTGGACAAATTAGCGAAGAGAAACATTATTCACAAAAACAAAGCTTCTAACTTAAAGTCAAAGTTAGCTTTGCACGTGAACTCGCTTTAAGCGATAGTAAAAAATACTTATAGAGATCCTGACCGCTCAGCGCGTCAGGATCTTTTGCTTTATAGAACCCCAAAAAATGTTTAACTATGACCCTAAAACTAACCCTGAGGGAATTGGCTGAAGATGACCGTCCGAGGGAGAAAATGATTCAAAAAGGAACGCAATCATTAAGTGATGCTGAACTCATCGCGATTCTAATTGGCTCTGGAAATAGACAAGAAACTGCTGTTCAGTTGAGTCAGAGAGTGTTGAATAACTATAATCACAACCTGATTTCGTTAAGCCGTTCATCCATTAAAGAACTGCAACAATTTAAAGGTATTGGAGAAGCTAAGGCAATCACGATAGCTGCTGCTATGGAACTCGGTAGGAGAAGAGCTGCTCAATCGGAAAATGTCGTTCAGCAAATCTCGTCTAGCAAAGCTGCGTATGAAGTGCTAAAAGCAAAGCTGGAGGATCTACCCCATGAGGAGTTCTGGGTGATGTTACTTTCTCGCAGTAATAAAGTCATTGATATTCAAATGATAGGAAGAGGAGGAATTAGTGGAACGGTTGCAGATGTAAGAGTGATTCTAAAACTGGCGATTGAAAGTCTTGCCTCAGGCATCATTCTTGGGCATAATCATCCAAGTGGCAACCTTTCTCCCAGTAATGCGGATATTACACTCACACATAAAGTAAAAGAGAGTGCTAAACTCATGGATGTCGCTGTGCTGGATCATTTGATCGTTACCGATACCTCCTACTATAGCTTTGCTGATAACGGCAAGATTTAATCGCTATATTTGCCGCATGAAAATCGTTACTATCATTGGGGCAAGACCGCAAATTATTAAGGCGGCAGGATTGAGCAGAGCAATCAAAAATAATTTCTCAGACAAGATTGAAGAGATTATTGTGCATACTGGACAGCACTACGATCAGAACATGTCTGAGGTCTTCTTTGAAGAGTTAGGTATTCCTAAACCGAATATTAATTTAAATGTGGGTTCAGGAAAGCATGGTGAGCAAACAGCAAAAATGATCAGTGGTATTGAAGATATCTTGATCAATGAGCAGCCAGATGCGATAGTTTTATACGGAGATACCAATTCAACATTGGCTGGAGCTGTTGCTGCCTCAAAAATTCACGTGCCAATCGTGCATATAGAAGCAGGCCTTCGCTCTTACAATAAACAAATGCCAGAAGAGATCAACAGGATCATGTGCGACCACGCCAGTACATTATTGTTTTCTCCAACCAAAGCAGGCGTGGAGAATTTGGTAAAAGAAGGTTTTAAATTAGATAATATAGCTCCTTTTAATAGTGATCAGCCAGGTGTATTTCATTGTGGTGATATCATGTATGATAATAGCCTTTACTTCTCAGAATTATCAGACAAGAAGAGTTCTGTTCTTCAGGATAATAAAATTAAAGCAGGAGGATATGTGTTGTCAACGATACACCGAAACGATAATACGGATCAACCAGAGCGATTGTCTGGTATTTTTGAAGCAATCCTTGAATTGATTGATGTTTATGGTCTTGATTTTGTGCTGCCGTTGCACCCACGAACCGAGAAACAAATGAAAGTGAACCTTTCAGAGACTTTGCAAAAAAGAATAGAGGAGGAGGTACGATTAAAGTTAATCCCTCCAGTTTCTTTTCTCGATATGATCGCTTTAGAAAAGAACTCGAAAATTGTAGTTACGGATAGTGGTGGCGTTCAAAAGGAAGCGTTCTTCTTTCAAAAACCATGTGTGATTCTCCGTCCGGAAACGGAATGGGTAGAATTAGTTGCATGTGGAGCAGCGAAAATAGTAGGGTGGCATAAAGAGCAGATCATTGATGCTTTTAATGGCTATATGAATACTGAGCAAATAGACTTTCCACCACTGTTTGGAGATGGTGAAGCAGGTAAGTTTATGTGTGAGAAGATGCTGGAAAGTTTAGGGTAAAAAAAAGCACTTCATTTGAAGTGCTCCATATAATAATAATGTATTACAGAATGCTGATTATTCTCCAGTACCTGCTGATCCCTCAAGCAATTTTGCGAGTACCAAGTCAGTGATATCTTCTCCTCCTGCAACCATAAGGGAATTGACATCAAATACGTAAGTATAGCCTTTCTCTGTAGCGATTTCTTTTGCTGCTTTTTGAATCTTAGAGACGATGTTGTTGATCTTTGTATTCTCCAAATTTTGTAATTCCATCTCGCTCTTGTACTGGATGTCTTCAAAGTTCTTCATTCTATCGTCATACATTTGGTAAGCAAGTTGAAGACTTCCCTGATCGCAGTTCTCTGGATCTGCTTGACATTTCTTTTCAAGTTCTAAAGCTTCTTTTTGCTTCTCTTTCACCTTTTCTGCAAAGAACTCCATTTCTTCCTGAGACTTCTCCATAGCCGTTTGAAGTTCAGCTTGTGCCTTTTGATAGTCAGGCAGCTGAGGAATGATTTTTTGTGTGTCCATGTGTGCCATGTTTTGAGCACTGGCAAATAATGTAGCTAAGGTTAAGGTTATGGTAAATAATGCTTTTCTCATGTTTTCTTTTTATTGGTTTAATTCTCTCTTATTGTTCTAATTGTTTCAATATATAATCACTCTTATCGTATTTAGGGTCTACAAAAAGGATATTGCTGTTGGCGCCTTTGTCCAAAACGAAATCATAGCCTTTATCATCCGACATGTTTTTGACTTCTTTGTAGATCTTATTCTGAATAGGTTCGATCAACTCCTTACGCTTTGCAAAAAGCTCGCCATTTACACCAAACTTTTGTTGTTGAAACATTTGAGCTTCTTGTCTTAGCTGGTCAATTTCCGCCTGACGTTGCTTTTTGGTTTCTGGAGGTAACAGAATCTCTTCTTGTTTTAATGCTTCTTCTTTCTTGGCTATAGCCGCATACTTTGCTTCAATTTCTTTTTGATAACCTTCAGCAAGGT
This genomic interval carries:
- a CDS encoding OmpH family outer membrane protein is translated as MKKLLIAALLIIGSIPYTSAQKYAFIDVEYILNQMPEYKEAQKELNNLAEGYQKEIEAKYAAIAKKEEALKQEEILLPPETKKQRQAEIDQLRQEAQMFQQQKFGVNGELFAKRKELIEPIQNKIYKEVKNMSDDKGYDFVLDKGANSNILFVDPKYDKSDYILKQLEQ